Proteins encoded within one genomic window of uncultured Desulfobacter sp.:
- a CDS encoding thioredoxin fold domain-containing protein, protein MKSDKTKMIGIAAVFLLLLGACAARTAHENTTVEQEGQPEPNLEAAGKNELNQKIAAAIEKARKEGKTSVDVNLDEIAIEEIPGIVQPGDLIKISYNASLENGEPITKEAGETRNMTAGQGGVIAQEILGMKLNQKKKSVIAPENVFGLHKAENVQTFAAQRTMPVDIEISAQGYKKQFNSLPRENDPIQITPYFESKVIHADDQKIMIHNFAENGAVREDAIGKTTTFVKDGVITISLEAKKGAPFSVGKKTGNIIEADEKSFSVDFNHPYAGKKMILDLEVLSIKKASEFSGLELAWIEDHDQGFDVAFKEKKNKVIMLYADWCQWCEKMFSQTFKDPRIKMLADQFVWIKANSDVDQSLKEFYGQEGFPMIVLSDYHGKILKKMEGFKSADNLLPELEKILNTDVAKADTSAETKVGN, encoded by the coding sequence ATGAAATCAGACAAAACGAAAATGATCGGGATTGCAGCCGTTTTTCTGCTGTTGCTGGGGGCCTGTGCGGCCCGGACAGCCCATGAAAATACAACTGTTGAACAAGAAGGACAACCGGAACCCAACCTGGAAGCTGCCGGCAAAAATGAACTCAACCAAAAAATTGCCGCCGCCATCGAAAAGGCCCGCAAAGAAGGCAAAACCAGTGTGGATGTGAATCTGGATGAGATTGCTATAGAAGAAATCCCCGGCATAGTTCAGCCCGGTGACCTAATTAAAATATCATATAACGCCTCTCTGGAAAACGGTGAGCCGATCACCAAAGAGGCGGGCGAAACCAGGAATATGACGGCGGGGCAGGGCGGTGTCATTGCCCAGGAAATTCTTGGTATGAAGCTAAACCAAAAGAAAAAATCTGTCATCGCGCCTGAAAACGTCTTTGGTCTTCATAAAGCTGAAAATGTGCAGACGTTTGCGGCCCAAAGAACCATGCCTGTAGATATTGAGATCAGTGCACAAGGCTATAAAAAGCAGTTTAACAGCCTGCCCCGGGAAAATGACCCGATCCAAATTACGCCATATTTTGAATCCAAGGTGATCCACGCCGACGACCAGAAGATTATGATACACAACTTTGCCGAGAACGGCGCTGTTCGGGAGGACGCCATCGGCAAAACCACAACTTTCGTGAAAGACGGCGTTATTACGATTTCACTTGAGGCCAAAAAAGGGGCACCTTTTTCAGTGGGAAAAAAGACCGGCAATATTATTGAAGCGGATGAAAAAAGTTTTTCTGTCGATTTCAACCACCCGTATGCCGGTAAAAAAATGATTCTTGACCTTGAAGTGCTTTCCATCAAAAAAGCCTCGGAATTTTCAGGGCTTGAACTGGCATGGATCGAGGACCATGACCAGGGATTTGATGTCGCATTTAAAGAGAAAAAAAATAAAGTCATCATGCTTTATGCAGACTGGTGTCAGTGGTGCGAAAAAATGTTTTCACAAACATTTAAAGATCCCCGTATCAAAATGCTGGCGGATCAGTTTGTATGGATTAAAGCCAATTCAGATGTAGACCAGAGCCTGAAAGAATTTTACGGGCAGGAAGGTTTTCCCATGATCGTGCTCAGTGATTATCACGGGAAAATTTTGAAAAAAATGGAAGGGTTTAAAAGTGCGGACAACTTACTGCCGGAACTTGAAAAGATATTAAATACGGATGTAGCAAAAGCAGATACCAGTGCGGAAACAAAAGTAGGCAATTGA
- the xrtH gene encoding exosortase H: MRGKRSKLNKQADQNAFNTSKQNLLSARNQCCSFTWTFLISAALLLIPVSLIPEAWYGPLNRLTANLSVVFMRMMGMAPLVRGTNIRLTEFTVNVISECSAIHLIALFAAFILAFPAGMTRKLIGIAVGVVLISIVNSMRIGAITMIGQFYPNLFDVFHIYLGQLAMLSFVVFMCLFWCRCVSNSDFLERPAGFFLRFLCFSIVPFLLWLPLNRVYQHFVDGFVETLFSAASYKIIIPLTHDFYYQSFSLVTMAGLLFAVKSVKLSTRLRWFAVGFFVLTLLQIAIRICNTWITAFHMQWVEAVSQIIYFLCTQAIPLGIGLLFVMKVRAEKIQ, encoded by the coding sequence ATGCGGGGAAAACGATCCAAATTAAACAAGCAAGCTGACCAGAATGCGTTTAATACTTCGAAACAGAATCTATTGTCGGCGCGAAATCAATGTTGCTCGTTCACATGGACTTTTTTGATTTCCGCCGCCCTCCTGTTAATTCCTGTCAGCCTTATTCCTGAAGCCTGGTATGGTCCGCTCAACCGTTTGACGGCTAACCTTTCAGTCGTTTTTATGCGAATGATGGGAATGGCACCGTTGGTCCGGGGCACGAATATCCGTCTGACCGAATTCACCGTCAATGTTATTTCCGAATGTTCGGCGATTCATTTGATTGCGCTTTTTGCCGCCTTTATACTCGCGTTTCCGGCCGGCATGACCCGGAAGCTGATCGGCATCGCAGTCGGTGTTGTGTTGATTTCAATTGTCAACAGCATGAGAATTGGTGCGATTACGATGATCGGTCAATTTTACCCAAATCTATTCGACGTGTTTCATATCTACCTGGGGCAGTTGGCCATGCTTTCTTTTGTTGTCTTTATGTGTCTGTTTTGGTGTCGCTGCGTGTCTAATTCTGACTTTTTGGAGAGGCCTGCCGGATTTTTTCTTCGATTTCTTTGCTTTTCCATTGTGCCGTTTCTTCTCTGGTTGCCGTTGAACCGAGTGTATCAACATTTCGTGGACGGTTTCGTTGAAACGTTGTTTTCCGCAGCCTCATATAAGATCATCATACCGCTTACCCATGATTTTTATTACCAGTCATTCAGTCTTGTCACAATGGCCGGACTTTTGTTTGCCGTTAAGTCGGTTAAACTGTCCACCCGGCTTCGTTGGTTTGCGGTTGGCTTTTTCGTGTTGACATTACTTCAAATCGCCATCCGTATCTGCAATACGTGGATTACGGCGTTTCATATGCAGTGGGTTGAGGCCGTTTCCCAGATTATTTATTTTTTGTGTACCCAGGCGATCCCCTTGGGGATAGGACTGCTCTTTGTAATGAAAGTTCGAGCGGAAAAAATACAATAA
- a CDS encoding AAA family ATPase, translated as MTQEAVMEKSHRQDRVAPLSFEAPVYKKSREYQINPDLVQKNRGICITPNAPEVEYYKILRTRIQQQAKKKNLKTLMITSPNKNEGKTITSINMGFVFAREFKQTVLLVDCDFKGQDIHKYLGIENKHSLIDYFLHGVPLNDLIIWPGIEKLTLISGDETVVNSTEILSSEAMEKLVAEMGQRYPDRYVFFDAPPVLERSEAISMAPMMDGIIMVVEARVTSKSDIEKAVSLLPPDKFLGFVLNKKG; from the coding sequence ATGACCCAGGAAGCAGTAATGGAAAAAAGCCACCGCCAGGACAGGGTTGCCCCTTTGTCCTTCGAAGCACCGGTATATAAAAAATCACGGGAATATCAGATTAATCCGGACCTTGTCCAAAAAAACCGGGGGATCTGCATTACCCCCAACGCGCCCGAAGTTGAATATTATAAGATTCTAAGAACCCGGATTCAGCAGCAGGCCAAAAAGAAAAATTTAAAGACCCTGATGATCACAAGCCCGAATAAAAACGAGGGTAAAACCATTACCAGCATCAACATGGGATTTGTCTTTGCCCGGGAATTCAAGCAGACCGTACTTCTGGTAGACTGCGATTTTAAGGGCCAGGATATCCATAAATACTTAGGGATTGAAAATAAGCACAGCCTGATTGATTACTTTCTGCACGGGGTTCCGTTAAACGATTTGATTATCTGGCCGGGGATAGAAAAATTAACCCTGATATCCGGAGATGAAACGGTAGTGAATTCTACCGAAATCCTGTCTTCAGAAGCCATGGAGAAACTTGTGGCAGAGATGGGGCAGCGGTATCCCGACCGGTACGTTTTTTTTGATGCCCCTCCGGTTCTCGAACGTTCCGAGGCCATTTCCATGGCCCCCATGATGGACGGCATCATCATGGTGGTTGAAGCCCGGGTGACATCCAAATCGGACATTGAAAAAGCCGTTTCCCTTCTACCGCCGGATAAATTCTTGGGCTTTGTCCTGAATAAAAAAGGGTGA
- a CDS encoding tetratricopeptide repeat protein: protein MNKRTYPIFVVLVLISFLVAGCGSPDDKKAAFLNKGKALMEKKEYVNAELEFKNAVQIDPEYAEAFLMIGQVEIKKKNYKRAYQMFEKTLRLDPSNLQAEVELGRLLLGAKATLKAEEHAVHVLEKEPKHVDARLLMASVHFVNKEYDKGRVILSGMLAENLTRPEIYMMMASLSAKDKDWTGAKTFLEQGLKENPKNVPLLIRLYKWAVRDEQFNTAQGYIKKIIDLEPDQIAHKLVLAQLYLRQKDEQKADSYLDGVADASDSNDSVVMPIVNFWMGANHPEKAETLLKKAIAGSPKNFDFRLFLAQIYSQTLRLDESEQVLRTSLEVNKDPGHPGIVRTKVALAKLMLAKFLPDDAEKLVDEVLEEDPKNTEAHGIKGGFYLNRRDGLNAISEFRVVVADKPDLVQGHLNLALAHIINKEPILALDVLKKGLKENPKSDKILMALAQMKMVEKDTVKGEKYLKKLVDLAPDDINSLISLGDFYTGSKQYDKALEQYEHIKTVHKDSPAGYIKTANVYLKRNEDEKALLELKTGYEKFSDSAMLISQLSQLYLKKKNVTAAIALCEKRLEKNPKEAFSWNLLGGIYFVTKKYDKAETNFEKAIEISPEWQKPYENLAQLYLVQGKKKSAIKKLESAIEQNEKNKKAWILLGMIHKRDKNYEAAAKVFKQAFDTIPSLWAAANDYAYITSEYLADRTEDLTEAMEYAQKAVNLNGNAGPARDTLGWIYYKMGNLELALDELKMALEQRPDHHIVNYHMGMVLEKQGRHQEAATHLESALAKNQNFPGANDARKIVKQYEEVLN from the coding sequence ATGAACAAACGAACGTATCCAATATTTGTTGTTCTTGTTTTGATTTCATTCCTGGTTGCCGGGTGCGGCAGCCCGGATGACAAAAAGGCGGCCTTTCTTAATAAGGGTAAAGCCTTGATGGAGAAAAAGGAATACGTAAATGCGGAGCTGGAGTTTAAAAATGCCGTTCAGATTGACCCTGAATATGCAGAGGCCTTTTTAATGATAGGTCAAGTTGAAATTAAAAAAAAGAATTATAAACGGGCCTACCAGATGTTCGAAAAAACCTTACGGCTTGATCCTTCCAATCTCCAGGCCGAGGTCGAACTCGGTCGTCTTCTGCTTGGGGCTAAGGCAACTCTAAAAGCTGAAGAACATGCGGTTCATGTCCTTGAAAAAGAACCCAAGCATGTGGATGCAAGACTGTTGATGGCCTCTGTTCATTTTGTCAACAAAGAATATGATAAGGGCAGAGTCATTTTGTCCGGCATGCTGGCCGAAAACCTTACCCGCCCCGAAATATATATGATGATGGCTTCCCTGTCCGCAAAGGATAAAGACTGGACCGGGGCTAAAACATTTTTGGAGCAAGGCCTGAAGGAAAACCCAAAGAATGTTCCCCTCCTGATAAGGCTTTACAAGTGGGCTGTCAGAGATGAGCAATTTAATACTGCACAAGGGTACATTAAAAAAATCATCGATCTTGAGCCGGATCAAATTGCCCACAAACTGGTTTTGGCCCAATTATATTTGAGGCAAAAAGATGAGCAAAAGGCGGATTCCTATCTCGACGGTGTGGCTGATGCGTCCGATTCCAACGACTCTGTTGTGATGCCGATTGTCAATTTCTGGATGGGAGCTAACCACCCAGAAAAAGCCGAAACCCTGCTTAAAAAGGCCATTGCCGGGAGCCCTAAAAATTTTGATTTCCGTCTTTTTCTGGCACAAATTTATTCCCAAACCCTGAGGTTGGACGAATCGGAGCAGGTCTTAAGGACAAGTCTGGAAGTCAACAAAGACCCCGGCCATCCGGGAATTGTCAGGACCAAAGTGGCTCTGGCTAAACTGATGCTGGCAAAGTTTCTGCCGGATGATGCTGAAAAGCTGGTGGATGAAGTCCTGGAAGAAGATCCAAAAAACACCGAGGCCCACGGCATTAAAGGCGGATTTTACCTGAACAGAAGAGACGGACTCAATGCCATATCCGAATTCAGGGTAGTTGTGGCAGACAAACCGGATCTTGTTCAGGGACATTTAAACCTGGCTCTGGCACATATCATAAATAAAGAACCCATACTGGCATTGGATGTTCTTAAAAAAGGCCTTAAAGAAAACCCGAAATCCGATAAAATTCTCATGGCCCTGGCCCAGATGAAGATGGTGGAAAAGGATACGGTAAAAGGAGAAAAATATCTTAAAAAACTCGTAGATCTGGCACCGGACGACATCAATTCTCTCATCAGCCTGGGGGATTTTTATACTGGTTCCAAGCAATACGACAAAGCACTGGAGCAATATGAACATATCAAAACCGTTCACAAGGATTCACCAGCCGGATATATCAAGACAGCCAATGTTTATCTCAAACGCAATGAAGATGAAAAAGCGCTTTTGGAACTGAAGACCGGGTATGAAAAATTCTCGGACTCGGCCATGCTGATCTCCCAGCTCTCTCAGTTATATTTGAAAAAGAAAAATGTGACTGCCGCCATCGCTTTATGTGAAAAACGGCTTGAGAAAAATCCCAAAGAAGCCTTTAGCTGGAACCTTCTGGGCGGCATTTATTTTGTAACTAAAAAGTATGATAAAGCAGAAACGAATTTTGAAAAGGCTATTGAAATTTCTCCTGAATGGCAGAAACCATACGAAAACCTGGCACAACTTTACCTGGTCCAGGGGAAAAAAAAGAGTGCTATTAAAAAACTTGAATCTGCGATCGAACAAAATGAAAAAAATAAGAAAGCCTGGATACTTTTAGGCATGATTCATAAAAGAGATAAAAATTACGAGGCTGCCGCAAAGGTTTTCAAGCAGGCATTTGATACCATCCCCTCTCTGTGGGCTGCGGCCAATGACTATGCCTACATCACATCCGAATATCTGGCTGACCGAACGGAGGATCTTACCGAGGCCATGGAATATGCCCAAAAAGCGGTGAACCTGAATGGTAATGCAGGGCCGGCAAGGGATACCCTTGGATGGATTTATTATAAAATGGGGAATCTCGAACTGGCTCTTGATGAGCTGAAAATGGCCCTTGAACAAAGGCCGGATCACCATATTGTCAATTATCACATGGGCATGGTGCTGGAAAAACAGGGACGGCATCAGGAGGCTGCAACCCACCTTGAATCTGCATTGGCCAAGAATCAAAACTTTCCCGGTGCGAATGATGCCAGAAAAATAGTAAAGCAGTATGAAGAAGTGCTGAATTAA
- a CDS encoding cohesin domain-containing protein — translation MAWIEGQENNKNQKFIYWAFCILVSIKLKFEKKEKFMGKKFLLAMAFILLLSCAPAYADMSLTIAPSQQTIGIGETAEVDIILSGLVDNPELTEFWVEISYDETILSFGGGTTSVEADDINFDPDRTGLINIEVLQITSNPQPYPEWTLATLTFSGVEVGTSLLELNTALSSFPTNDGVGLTIMTFNNSTITVVPIPGSCLLLLSSLGFIGLARRVKKQ, via the coding sequence ATGGCCTGGATCGAAGGACAGGAAAACAATAAGAATCAAAAGTTCATCTATTGGGCTTTTTGTATATTAGTGTCAATAAAACTAAAATTTGAAAAAAAGGAAAAGTTTATGGGGAAAAAATTTTTATTAGCTATGGCATTCATACTGTTGTTGTCATGCGCACCTGCATACGCAGACATGAGCTTAACCATTGCACCTTCACAGCAGACAATCGGAATCGGAGAGACCGCAGAGGTTGACATTATTCTCAGCGGGTTGGTTGATAACCCGGAATTGACTGAGTTTTGGGTTGAGATTTCTTATGATGAAACTATCTTGAGCTTTGGCGGGGGAACTACAAGTGTTGAAGCTGATGATATAAATTTTGATCCTGATCGTACCGGGCTGATTAATATCGAGGTACTTCAAATTACATCTAATCCTCAGCCATACCCGGAATGGACACTGGCAACACTAACGTTCTCAGGCGTAGAAGTAGGAACAAGCCTGCTTGAATTAAACACAGCATTATCAAGCTTTCCGACGAATGACGGCGTTGGACTTACTATTATGACATTTAACAATAGTACAATAACGGTTGTGCCGATTCCAGGTTCATGTTTGCTGCTACTGAGCAGTTTGGGGTTTATAGGGTTGGCAAGAAGAGTTAAAAAGCAGTAA
- a CDS encoding DNRLRE domain-containing protein, which translates to MKTKLLPLFCLLFFIASAGQVFAGVVDIGSAADSQVVEGYPTSNYGSQTAMYVASASGGYYKNERTWVKFDLTGQIPAGATINSAKLRMWCWKSDTADNMTANVHGSTDDAWTEAGITWNTQPSYEATALDGQVMTAKTQNYWVEWDVTGFVQTEVDDNGDMVISLVVKAAVEGQDPYRTYAFDGKEYGSSLAPRLRIEYEGDWPTTDGFKIFHMNDMHSRLLPHEFDVPDTQDTVGMEWVGGASYFTTRLLELKSASPDSLIMDAGDISEGNPIGDLRGNGGMIDFYNELDRKLKLLGGRGIDAVVVGNHDVNSAQMLNNMKNNADFPAISMNIYDAVTGTPYFPEYVTVTVNNTKVGILGYTTDSSSFLGSDLVGVVEVKKCVWEDSDADTIDVKDKVSYLRTTEGCDVVILLSHVGQSRVTAGDDALIADTGGVLPPEVVISGHWHTWTERVWQPSNMNGKTLVAEAASYMQYIGELEVTGAGKYVQAQKHVIRNSEIVPDSDMETLIAGLITEYNAQDPAPAHGIYDVIGYSAVDLTLDKDKWWTVSEYPWAATNAAGAWICDSMVWKASQLGMPVDLAMQSGGGIRRDVAAGEITYIEIYEAYPWSDDNMVRVQMTGQEIWNWIQSDYVGTSISDGWLVTAQDGLISAITYQGSPISLTGTYNVAVSEYMYDHPENALSDTTPEDMNYSIREGVVDFTAQYNTPNNPMYPDGITPRYDLNTEFAGGFKAVVTMIADSENQPYHEDAFIRFIEAMPETLARRTGYGLSELVNTDGSINMAHRFSEIMLYRSHLGFPDGLLKTGDIIEVWGEGGFYDGTPEFIDQEGIYGADQQFVIYGNDETLARAEYHGTIDSFWDEEHENHYVKFYAEKTGDSKVTDSADQEITVYQEDGYYSKTLPGNIGDILELTGVNTYEGDDGRRFRCNTAIPASSIPVTGYPSTSAVDAVAPYEQSGTSISLSATAGDVQSGSSGSGTTTVFINEIHYDNAGTDTGEAIEIAGPAGSNLTGWHIELYNGNGGASYGTIALSGTITDAGSGYGTLGFSQAGIQNGGPDGLALVDDSGSVIQFLSYEGSFTAADGPAAGMVSTNIGVSETYTTPVGYSLQLSGTGTTYEQFTWQSAAADSFGSVNTGQTFGAGSGSTGSTGEVTQVEFFYRYGLDGLTWGAWTLIGTDSTAGDGWNHSFFYPEGQGYYEFYTVSTDDDGNIEDAPIRADAEVLFNNAPEAPELEESSIADGQTDVELSPTLSVTVSDLDVSAVDVSFYDGNGNLIGTVEDVPSGETASIVWEGLSENTTYTWYAVVDDGIDSVPSPVWSFTTLTGEPVPAVGMYGLILSTLLLSGIGLVNIRQK; encoded by the coding sequence ATGAAAACTAAGCTACTCCCGCTTTTTTGTCTGTTGTTCTTTATTGCCTCTGCTGGTCAGGTGTTTGCAGGGGTGGTCGATATCGGGTCGGCGGCGGACAGTCAGGTGGTTGAAGGATACCCCACCAGCAATTACGGCAGCCAGACTGCCATGTATGTCGCCAGCGCTTCAGGCGGATATTACAAAAACGAAAGGACCTGGGTCAAGTTCGACCTGACCGGCCAGATTCCGGCCGGTGCCACCATCAATTCCGCGAAGCTGCGAATGTGGTGCTGGAAATCCGATACGGCTGATAATATGACCGCCAATGTCCACGGCAGTACCGACGACGCCTGGACCGAAGCCGGTATAACCTGGAACACCCAGCCGTCCTATGAGGCGACAGCGCTTGACGGTCAGGTGATGACTGCCAAGACTCAAAATTACTGGGTGGAATGGGATGTTACGGGCTTTGTTCAGACCGAGGTGGATGACAATGGCGACATGGTCATCAGTCTCGTGGTCAAGGCTGCGGTCGAGGGGCAGGACCCCTATCGGACGTATGCCTTTGACGGCAAGGAGTATGGTTCGTCCCTGGCTCCCCGGCTCAGGATTGAATACGAGGGCGACTGGCCCACCACAGACGGGTTCAAAATTTTTCACATGAACGATATGCACTCCCGCCTGCTGCCCCATGAGTTTGATGTGCCGGATACCCAGGACACCGTGGGAATGGAATGGGTCGGCGGGGCATCTTACTTTACCACCAGACTGCTTGAACTCAAATCCGCCAGCCCGGATTCTCTGATTATGGACGCAGGGGACATTTCCGAGGGCAATCCGATTGGAGATCTTCGGGGAAACGGCGGCATGATCGATTTTTACAACGAACTGGATCGGAAACTCAAGCTGCTGGGCGGCCGGGGGATCGATGCCGTGGTCGTGGGTAATCATGACGTGAATTCCGCCCAGATGCTCAACAACATGAAAAACAATGCCGATTTTCCCGCCATCTCCATGAACATTTATGATGCGGTTACCGGGACACCGTATTTCCCCGAATATGTCACGGTAACGGTCAACAACACCAAGGTGGGCATCCTTGGTTACACCACCGACTCCTCGTCCTTTCTAGGGTCCGACCTGGTCGGTGTCGTGGAAGTTAAAAAATGTGTCTGGGAGGATTCCGATGCCGATACCATTGACGTCAAAGACAAAGTGTCATATCTGAGAACCACCGAAGGGTGCGATGTGGTCATTCTTCTCTCCCATGTGGGCCAGAGCCGGGTGACGGCCGGGGACGATGCCCTGATTGCCGACACCGGCGGGGTATTGCCGCCTGAGGTCGTGATCTCGGGCCACTGGCACACCTGGACCGAACGGGTCTGGCAGCCGAGCAATATGAACGGCAAGACCCTGGTGGCCGAAGCGGCCTCATACATGCAGTATATCGGAGAGCTGGAAGTCACGGGGGCCGGTAAATACGTCCAGGCCCAGAAGCATGTGATCCGCAACAGTGAGATTGTTCCTGATTCGGATATGGAAACCCTGATCGCCGGTCTGATCACCGAATACAACGCCCAGGATCCGGCGCCGGCCCACGGTATTTACGATGTAATCGGTTATTCGGCCGTGGATCTCACCCTGGACAAGGACAAATGGTGGACCGTGAGTGAATACCCCTGGGCCGCCACCAACGCAGCCGGTGCCTGGATCTGCGATTCAATGGTCTGGAAAGCAAGTCAACTCGGCATGCCTGTTGATCTGGCCATGCAGTCCGGCGGCGGAATCCGCCGGGACGTGGCCGCCGGGGAGATCACCTATATCGAAATCTACGAGGCCTATCCCTGGTCCGACGACAATATGGTCCGGGTGCAGATGACCGGCCAGGAGATCTGGAACTGGATCCAGTCGGATTACGTGGGCACCTCGATCTCTGACGGCTGGCTGGTAACCGCCCAGGATGGTCTGATCTCCGCCATCACCTACCAGGGGAGCCCCATCAGCCTGACCGGTACCTACAATGTTGCCGTCAGCGAGTACATGTACGACCACCCGGAAAATGCACTTTCCGACACAACACCGGAAGATATGAATTATTCAATCCGGGAGGGCGTGGTTGATTTTACCGCGCAATACAATACCCCGAATAATCCCATGTATCCCGACGGCATTACCCCCCGTTACGATCTGAATACCGAGTTTGCCGGCGGATTCAAGGCCGTGGTCACCATGATTGCCGACAGTGAAAATCAGCCCTATCATGAGGATGCATTTATCCGGTTTATTGAAGCCATGCCCGAAACCCTGGCCCGGCGCACCGGTTACGGTCTCTCCGAACTGGTCAATACCGACGGGTCCATCAATATGGCACACCGGTTTTCCGAGATTATGCTGTACCGCAGCCATCTTGGTTTTCCCGACGGTCTGCTCAAGACCGGTGACATCATAGAGGTCTGGGGTGAGGGCGGTTTCTATGACGGCACCCCGGAATTCATTGACCAGGAGGGCATCTACGGGGCGGATCAGCAGTTCGTGATTTACGGTAACGATGAAACCCTGGCCCGGGCCGAGTATCATGGGACCATCGATTCTTTCTGGGATGAAGAACATGAGAATCACTATGTGAAATTCTATGCTGAAAAGACAGGGGATTCCAAGGTTACGGATTCGGCCGACCAGGAAATAACCGTCTACCAGGAGGACGGTTATTATTCAAAGACATTGCCGGGCAATATCGGTGATATTCTTGAACTGACCGGTGTGAATACCTATGAAGGAGATGACGGCCGCCGTTTTAGATGCAACACTGCGATACCGGCATCCAGCATTCCGGTGACCGGATATCCTTCCACATCAGCGGTGGATGCCGTTGCGCCCTACGAACAGTCAGGCACGTCGATCTCTTTGAGTGCCACGGCCGGCGATGTCCAGTCCGGTTCATCGGGCAGCGGCACAACCACCGTTTTCATCAATGAAATCCATTACGACAACGCAGGCACCGATACCGGCGAGGCGATCGAAATTGCCGGACCGGCCGGCAGCAATTTGACCGGTTGGCATATTGAACTCTATAACGGAAACGGTGGTGCGAGTTATGGTACCATCGCACTTTCGGGTACGATCACCGATGCGGGCAGTGGCTACGGTACCCTTGGTTTTTCCCAGGCCGGTATCCAGAACGGTGGGCCTGACGGCCTTGCTCTGGTGGATGACAGCGGTTCCGTGATCCAGTTTCTCAGCTACGAGGGGAGCTTTACCGCTGCTGACGGGCCGGCGGCTGGGATGGTCAGTACCAACATCGGGGTATCCGAAACTTACACCACGCCGGTCGGGTATTCCCTTCAACTCTCCGGAACCGGAACGACATATGAGCAATTCACATGGCAAAGTGCTGCTGCCGATTCCTTCGGTAGTGTGAACACCGGCCAGACATTTGGTGCCGGAAGCGGCTCGACCGGCTCAACCGGGGAAGTTACCCAGGTTGAATTTTTCTACCGTTATGGTTTGGACGGACTAACCTGGGGCGCGTGGACGTTAATCGGAACGGATAGCACTGCTGGTGACGGCTGGAACCACTCATTTTTCTACCCCGAAGGACAAGGGTATTATGAATTTTATACCGTTTCAACAGACGATGACGGCAATATTGAAGATGCGCCGATTCGGGCAGACGCCGAAGTCTTGTTCAATAATGCCCCGGAAGCACCTGAACTTGAAGAATCAAGTATTGCCGACGGTCAGACAGATGTCGAATTGAGCCCAACATTAAGCGTCACCGTATCTGATTTAGACGTAAGTGCTGTGGATGTCTCTTTTTATGATGGCAATGGCAATTTGATCGGTACGGTTGAGGATGTACCCTCCGGAGAAACAGCGTCCATTGTCTGGGAAGGGCTTTCCGAAAATACCACATATACCTGGTATGCAGTGGTCGATGACGGGATTGATTCTGTCCCGTCCCCGGTATGGTCATTTACCACCCTTACGGGAGAACCCGTGCCTGCCGTGGGAATGTATGGACTTATTTTAAGCACTCTGCTCTTGTCTGGTATCGGTCTGGTAAACATCAGACAAAAGTAA
- a CDS encoding response regulator — protein sequence METVLIVDDEEDIVELIQYNMVVQGYTVLTALSGEHGISLSTSHVPDLIILDLMLPGIGGLDVAKYLRQKEKTKNIPILMLTAKTSDTDIITGLESGATDYMCKPFGIDVLMARVRAILRRHVPEGAKAKEDSDDLENGLVINRNRYQVKVNGTPVNLTLTEFQLLSFLASKKGWVFSRNQIVDAIHGTDYAVTDRSIDVVISGLRKKLKPKAHVIETVRGVGYRYKE from the coding sequence ATGGAAACCGTACTGATTGTGGATGACGAAGAGGATATTGTTGAATTAATTCAGTATAATATGGTTGTGCAGGGGTATACCGTTCTCACGGCATTGTCAGGAGAGCATGGCATCTCATTATCTACTTCTCATGTTCCTGATCTTATCATCTTAGATCTGATGCTGCCGGGGATCGGTGGTCTTGATGTGGCCAAATATTTAAGACAGAAAGAAAAAACAAAAAATATTCCCATCCTCATGCTCACAGCAAAGACAAGTGACACAGATATCATCACAGGCCTCGAATCCGGTGCCACCGATTATATGTGTAAACCCTTCGGTATAGATGTACTTATGGCAAGGGTCCGGGCGATTCTAAGGCGGCATGTGCCTGAAGGCGCAAAGGCAAAAGAGGACTCAGACGATTTGGAAAACGGGCTTGTCATAAACCGGAACAGATATCAGGTCAAGGTAAACGGTACTCCCGTAAACCTGACCTTGACGGAGTTCCAGTTGTTATCTTTTTTGGCCAGTAAAAAGGGGTGGGTGTTTTCACGCAACCAGATCGTGGATGCCATACATGGAACGGATTATGCTGTGACGGACAGAAGCATTGATGTAGTGATCTCGGGTCTGCGCAAAAAATTGAAGCCTAAGGCCCATGTCATTGAAACTGTCAGAGGCGTGGGGTACCGTTATAAAGAGTGA